The Fusarium falciforme chromosome 7, complete sequence genome window below encodes:
- a CDS encoding Lactamase-B domain-containing protein has product MTELTFATPLPQSTRSETLEWRFPKPHSQYVLTGKSRAAWHTSFVIPQLNLLLDAGLCVNKARPKHIFLTHGHSDHTLLSPAFVKREDPPDIYCPVEMVKVLDDFLLARTMLNLGGLITAEDADQLADTSDEGSNDPDRNGWLNTHITHGVQHGDTVNLRRTKNVTATAFNCDHTVPCVGYVFSMVTHGLKPEFTSRKGPELKALRESGVKITAPRSTPIFAFLGDTTAATLAADPVWLQEGIPVVITECSFLYEEHKPQAVRTKHTIWSNLEPVIRKWPKTTFVLMHFSMRYTEEAIRQFFKEMVNPPGNIVVWIDGESET; this is encoded by the coding sequence ATGACAGAACTGACATTCGCGACTCCGCTCCCACAATCAACACGCTCCGAGACGTTGGAGTGGCGGTTCCCAAAACCACATAGCCAATATGTCTTGACGGGCAAGTCTCGAGCAGCGTGGCATACCTCATTCGTCATCCCTCAGCTCAACCTTCTTCTCGATGCTGGCCTCTGCGTCAACAAGGCGCGGCCAAAGCACATTTTTCTCACCCACGGGCACAGCGACCACACTCTTCTATCACCTGCTTTCGTCAAACGAGAGGATCCGCCTGATATCTATTGTCCAGTCGAGATGGTCAAAGTACTCGACGACTTTCTCCTCGCCAGAACAATGCTTAATCTGGGTGGGCTCATAACCGCCGAAGATGCCGACCAACTTGCCGACACCAGTGATGAGGGCAGCAATGACCCGGATCGAAATGGATGGCTCAACACTCATATCACACATGGCGTTCAGCATGGCGATACCGTCAACCTAAGGAGAACCAAGAATGTTACAGCCACAGCCTTCAACTGCGATCACACAGTCCCGTGTGTAGGCTACGTCTTTTCCATGGTCACACATGGCCTCAAGCCAGAATTTACCTCACGGAAAGGACCTGAACTCAAGGCACTACGCGAATCCGGCGTCAAAATCACGGCTCCACGGTCAACACCAATATTCGCCTTTCTGGGCGATACCACTGCAGCAACCTTGGCTGCCGACCCCGTCTGGTTACAGGAGGGCATACCGGTGGTCATAACAGAGTGCAGTTTCTTGTACGAGGAGCACAAGCCACAGGCTGTCCGGACCAAGCACACAATATGGAGCAATCTGGAACCAGTCATTCGAAAGTGGCCCAAGACGACATTTGTACTCATGCATTTCAGTATGCGATACACGGAGGAGGCTATAAGACAATTCTTCAAGGAAATGGTGAATCCACCAGGGAATATCGTGGTCTGGATTGATGGAGAATCAGAAACGTAA